The Ovis canadensis isolate MfBH-ARS-UI-01 breed Bighorn chromosome 13, ARS-UI_OviCan_v2, whole genome shotgun sequence genome includes a region encoding these proteins:
- the LAMP5 gene encoding lysosome-associated membrane glycoprotein 5, giving the protein MDLRRRALLGVDGLRVLLMLFHTVTRIMAEQEVENLSGLSTNPEKDIFVVRENGTTCLMAEFAAKFIVPYDVWASNYVDLITEQADISLTRGAEVKGHCGHDESELQVFWVDRAYALKMLFLKESHNTSQGPEATWKLSKVQFVYDSSEKTHFKDAVSAGKHTANSHHLSALVTPAGKSYECQAQQTISLASSDPQKTVTMILSAVHIQPFDIISDFVFSEEHKCPVDEREQLEETLPLILGLILGLVIVVTLVIYHIHHKMTANQVQIPRDRSQYKHMG; this is encoded by the exons ATGGATCTCCGCAGAAGAGCCCTTCTTGGCGTGGATGGACTTCGAGTTCTCCTGATGCTGTTCC ATACAGTGACTCGAATCATGGCAGAACAAGAAGTGGAAAATCTCTCAGGCCTTTCCACTAACCCTGAAAAAGATATATTTGTGGTGCGGGAAAATGGGACGACGTGTCTCATGGCAGAGTTTGCAGCCAAATTTATTGTCCCTTATGATGTGTGGGCCAGCAATTACGTGGAT CTGATCACGGAGCAAGCAGATATCTCATTGACCCGGGGAGCCGAGGTGAAGGGCCACTGTGGCCACGACGAGTCGGAGCTGCAGGTGTTCTGGGTGGATCGCGCGTACGCACTCAAAATGCTGTTTCTAAAG GAAAGTCACAACACGTCCCAGGGACCGGAGGCAACGTGGAAGCTGAGCAAAGTCCAGTTTGTCTACGACTCCTCAGAGAAGACCCACTTTAAAGACGCAGTCAGTG CTGGGAAGCACACAGCCAACTCGCATCACCTCTCTGCCTTGGTCACCCCAGCCGGGAAGTCCTATGAATGTCAAGCTCAGCAGACCATCTCACTAGCCTCCAGCGACCCACAGAAGACAGTCACCATGATCCTGTCCGCGGTCCACATCCAGCCCTTTGACATCATCTCTGACTTTGTCTTCAGTGAAG AGCATAAATGCCCAGTGGATGAGCGGGAGCAGCTGGAGGAGACCTTGCCGCTGATTTTGGGGCTCATCCTGGGCCTCGTCATTGTGGTCACGCTTGTCATTTACCACATCCATCACAAGATGACTGCCAACCAGGTCCAGATCCCTAGGGACCGGTCCCAATATAAGCACATGGGCTAG